The genomic stretch AACTCGGAAACGGGAAAAGTTGTAAATGATGTTGTTGGACAAGAGAGGAAATTAAATTACAAAGTAACAACTCCTCCGGGGGAATATACGCTTAGTTTTACCGTAACTGATAAACAAAATGGAGTATCCGAGGTGATCTCTTGTAAGCTTTATGTGGAATCTTTTGCTTCGGTGGGATTGATGGTGATGCATGGTGATGCAGATTCAACCGATGTGAGTATCTTGGTAAACGATAGGATTGTTTCGGATGCAACGATGGATGGTGTAAAGCATAATATTTTCTCAATAACTAACGGACGTAGAGCAGTAGGAGCGCCGGGTATGGTTGCTTACGTGAATAATACTCATAATGTTTACGTGTACACGAAAGGGAATGCAGGGGGATTCCGGACGAGAGGAAGTGATTTGGAAATATTGGACTCGTATGCCGATATGTTCACGGAATCGTTGGAAAGTAATAAAATCAATTTTCAAGGATATAATTCATGGAGTTATAATGATTTGTTGGTTAATGATGGGAGATTATATTTTGCTTCACAGGCTTCGACTACATTCGTAAAATTCGGTATTCCTATTTTTGGTTTGGAGTATTATGCCGAACCGTTTATTGGAACCCAAGAGCGAGGATATTATTTCGGCGTTTTTTATGATAGATTGCAAAGACGTTTCCTGTATATTGATGGTCAAAAATTACTTAAAACATTTAAAGAAGCCGGGGCATCTGCTGCTTTTGATATGAATGCGGTGGGGAAAGACATGGTATATGCTGAGCATGGTTTTGAGAAAAAATGGTATTGCGTGATGTGCGATCCGGATAATGTAACGGATCATTCTGTTTACGTGTGTGATTTTTCCAAATTTGATGATGGAAACCGAGGTGTGGGGAAATACAGTGCAAGTGGCTGTACGGACATGAAAGATGCCAAGGCGTTTGCCGTGGGAAACCGGAGCGAGTTACTTTATTATGCAACAGCGACGGAAGTTAAACAGTGTAACTTTAAGGATGGAGGAACTTCAACTTTGCGTTATACT from Butyricimonas virosa encodes the following:
- a CDS encoding PKD-like family lipoprotein codes for the protein MNKNIWILIMGFFLFQACLDDEGNYSYSDLLPIEIDSSKMSNSYRITQLDYLVVDPEVKQGVDDSNLSYEWRIFQESNMPNSETGKVVNDVVGQERKLNYKVTTPPGEYTLSFTVTDKQNGVSEVISCKLYVESFASVGLMVMHGDADSTDVSILVNDRIVSDATMDGVKHNIFSITNGRRAVGAPGMVAYVNNTHNVYVYTKGNAGGFRTRGSDLEILDSYADMFTESLESNKINFQGYNSWSYNDLLVNDGRLYFASQASTTFVKFGIPIFGLEYYAEPFIGTQERGYYFGVFYDRLQRRFLYIDGQKLLKTFKEAGASAAFDMNAVGKDMVYAEHGFEKKWYCVMCDPDNVTDHSVYVCDFSKFDDGNRGVGKYSASGCTDMKDAKAFAVGNRSELLYYATATEVKQCNFKDGGTSTLRYTLPNELIQAGYEITMMYLFKVSGNENEGKLLYVGVYNSTTGEGKLLECPIVETSGEVLKDKVETYDGFKKITHMAYKSK